The following are encoded in a window of Lactobacillus acidophilus genomic DNA:
- the abc-f gene encoding ribosomal protection-like ABC-F family protein produces the protein MSNIKISNLSFRYEDASENIFNDLNLNLDSSWKLGLVGRNGRGKTTFLNLLRKKLKGIGKIESNLDFSYFPITIKDLKNITLYELQEQVSFEQWELEREMNLLAANPDLLWQPFNTLSGGEQTKILLALSFTDRDAFPLIDEPTNHLDEASRLQVAQYLKKHDKGYIVVSHDRDFLNQVTNHILAIENTEIHLYQGNYASYEDTKNKRDQFNRDKNEKLKKEVRRLNESQLRLKNFSSKSENKKNAKAHHNEIHADIDKGFLSHKSAKIMKRSKSLSKRMDKNIEAKKGLMTNIEDTPDLTMNFQPNYHHTLLETQQLSLKIEDKPLFKDLNMVVKNQGIVSLEGKNGTGKSTFLKLVLDQTIDVSYQGKLILTNGLQISYLPQDFTEYTGTLKEFAAKQKISYEELLNNLNKMGFPRESFNTKIEEMSMGQQKRVALAKSLVEPADLYLWDEPANYLDVFNQDQLINLLKQVQPAMILVEHDEYFIERVANQRITLNLKKKV, from the coding sequence GATGCTAGCGAAAATATTTTTAATGACTTGAATTTGAATTTGGATAGTAGCTGGAAGTTGGGCTTAGTAGGTAGAAACGGTAGAGGTAAGACTACATTTTTAAATTTACTAAGAAAGAAACTAAAAGGGATAGGTAAAATTGAAAGTAACTTGGATTTTTCATATTTTCCAATTACTATAAAAGATCTAAAAAATATTACTTTGTATGAATTACAAGAGCAGGTTAGCTTTGAACAATGGGAACTTGAGCGAGAAATGAATTTGTTAGCTGCAAATCCAGATTTACTTTGGCAACCATTTAATACCTTGAGCGGTGGGGAACAAACTAAGATACTACTAGCTTTATCTTTTACTGATAGGGATGCATTTCCATTAATTGATGAGCCAACTAACCATTTGGATGAAGCCAGTCGTTTGCAAGTCGCACAATATTTGAAGAAGCATGATAAAGGCTATATCGTGGTAAGTCATGACCGTGATTTTTTGAATCAAGTGACAAACCATATTTTGGCGATTGAAAATACTGAGATTCATTTGTATCAAGGTAATTATGCCAGTTATGAGGATACGAAAAATAAAAGGGATCAATTTAACCGCGATAAAAATGAAAAGCTAAAAAAGGAAGTTAGACGTTTGAATGAAAGCCAATTACGTTTAAAGAACTTTTCTAGTAAGTCTGAAAATAAGAAGAATGCCAAAGCACATCATAATGAAATTCATGCGGATATTGATAAAGGCTTTTTAAGCCATAAGTCAGCTAAAATTATGAAAAGATCTAAAAGTTTATCTAAAAGAATGGATAAAAACATTGAGGCTAAAAAAGGTTTGATGACTAACATCGAAGATACACCTGATCTAACGATGAATTTTCAGCCAAATTATCATCATACCTTACTTGAAACGCAACAATTATCTTTGAAAATAGAAGATAAACCTCTCTTTAAAGATTTAAACATGGTTGTTAAAAATCAAGGCATTGTATCTTTGGAGGGTAAAAATGGTACTGGTAAATCCACTTTTCTCAAATTAGTATTGGATCAAACAATTGACGTTTCATATCAAGGTAAATTAATTTTAACGAATGGTTTGCAAATATCATATTTGCCACAAGATTTTACTGAATATACTGGTACATTAAAAGAATTCGCTGCAAAGCAAAAGATCTCCTATGAAGAACTGCTCAATAATTTAAATAAAATGGGTTTTCCAAGAGAAAGCTTTAATACTAAAATTGAAGAAATGAGTATGGGTCAACAAAAACGTGTCGCTTTAGCTAAGTCATTAGTAGAACCTGCTGATTTATATTTGTGGGATGAGCCTGCAAATTACCTAGATGTGTTTAATCAAGACCAATTGATTAATTTGTTAAAGCAAGTTCAACCAGCGATGATTTTAGTTGAACATGATGAATACTTTATTGAACGAGTAGCTAATCAAAGAATTACTTTAAACTTGAAGAAAAAAGTTTAA
- the hrcA gene encoding heat-inducible transcriptional repressor HrcA produces the protein MLTERQELILKTIIMDFTQTHEPVGSKTVMNQLPIKVSSATIRNEMAVLEDQGLIEKTHSSSGRIPSSEGYRYYLDNLVEPLKLPESVYNTIGSQLDRPFHQVNEIVQEAARILSDLTNYTAFAEGPEKRDVKVTGFRIVPLSSRQVMAILVTSDGNVQNQVYALPHNIYGEEIEKAVHMINDQLVGKSLNEINVSLLSELAKSELGGEHVTELLSLVEDVLKDAASEQMYVDGQINLLNNTSEHNVKDIRSLYELIDHDNLFSNLMDSKADSKDKNYPIKVKLGSELPNDLLKNYSLLTAEYNVGSHGKGTIALLGPTNMPYSQMIGLLEYFRNELAKKLLDYYGKFQ, from the coding sequence ATGTTGACCGAACGTCAAGAACTTATTTTAAAAACGATAATTATGGACTTCACACAGACACATGAACCAGTTGGTTCTAAGACAGTGATGAATCAGTTGCCAATCAAAGTATCAAGTGCGACTATTCGCAATGAAATGGCAGTTCTAGAAGATCAGGGGCTAATTGAAAAAACTCACTCTTCTAGTGGCCGTATTCCTTCAAGTGAAGGATATCGCTATTATCTTGATAACTTGGTTGAGCCGCTTAAATTACCGGAGTCCGTTTATAATACAATTGGAAGTCAACTAGATCGACCTTTTCATCAGGTAAACGAAATTGTCCAAGAAGCGGCAAGAATTTTATCAGATTTAACCAATTATACTGCATTTGCTGAAGGACCTGAGAAACGTGACGTTAAAGTTACAGGCTTTAGAATTGTTCCATTATCCTCAAGACAGGTAATGGCAATTCTGGTCACAAGTGATGGCAATGTTCAGAACCAGGTTTATGCTTTACCTCATAATATTTATGGGGAAGAAATTGAAAAAGCTGTTCATATGATTAATGATCAGTTAGTTGGTAAGAGTTTAAACGAAATAAATGTTTCTTTACTTAGTGAACTTGCTAAAAGTGAGCTAGGCGGAGAACATGTGACTGAGCTGCTTAGTTTAGTTGAAGACGTTTTAAAAGATGCTGCGAGTGAGCAGATGTATGTTGATGGACAAATAAATCTATTAAATAATACATCTGAGCATAATGTGAAGGATATTCGTTCACTTTATGAATTGATCGATCATGATAATTTGTTTTCTAATTTGATGGATAGTAAAGCAGATTCCAAAGATAAAAATTATCCAATTAAAGTTAAATTAGGATCAGAATTACCAAATGATTTATTAAAAAATTACAGTTTGCTGACTGCTGAATATAATGTTGGTTCTCATGGTAAAGGGACAATTGCTTTATTAGGTCCAACTAACATGCCATATTCGCAGATGATCGGACTTCTAGAATATTTCAGAAATGAATTAGCTAAGAAGTTACTTGATTATTACGGCAAATTTCAATAG
- the grpE gene encoding nucleotide exchange factor GrpE has translation MSKEEFPSEKNLDKEENTSKPKKAVKKEAAKGEETKKNNENQKLAKEIADLKEKNKDLEDKYLRSEAEIQNMQNRYTKERAQLIKYESQSLAKDVLPAMDNLERALSVEADDDVSKQLKKGVQMTLDALVKAMKDHGVVEIEADGVKFDPTLHQAVQTVAAENDDQKDHVVQVLQKGYQYKDRTLRPAMVVVAQ, from the coding sequence GTGAGTAAAGAAGAGTTTCCAAGTGAAAAAAATTTGGATAAAGAAGAAAACACTTCTAAGCCTAAAAAAGCAGTGAAAAAAGAAGCGGCTAAAGGCGAAGAAACAAAAAAGAATAATGAAAATCAGAAGTTAGCTAAAGAAATAGCTGATTTAAAAGAAAAAAATAAAGACTTAGAAGATAAGTATTTGCGTAGTGAAGCGGAAATTCAAAATATGCAAAACCGTTATACCAAAGAACGTGCGCAACTTATCAAATATGAATCTCAAAGCTTAGCTAAAGATGTTTTGCCTGCAATGGACAATTTGGAAAGAGCGTTAAGTGTAGAAGCCGATGATGATGTATCTAAACAATTGAAAAAGGGTGTTCAAATGACCCTTGATGCACTTGTTAAAGCAATGAAAGATCACGGTGTTGTTGAGATTGAGGCTGATGGCGTTAAATTTGATCCGACATTACATCAAGCTGTGCAAACCGTAGCAGCTGAAAATGATGATCAAAAAGATCACGTCGTTCAAGTTTTACAAAAAGGATATCAATATAAGGATCGTACACTAAGACCAGCAATGGTTGTAGTTGCACAATAG